The Legionella sp. PATHC032 genome has a window encoding:
- a CDS encoding DUF1841 family protein codes for MFYGDTVQETRQLFFISWNKYQNKKELSPLEKEIAQVILDHPEYHKVIEQSQSFPEHTYYPELGETNPFLHMGLHLAVREQIATDRPQGISTIYTKLIEKHQDPLMVEHLIMDQLAECLWLSQKNNRPPDENTYLITLQNL; via the coding sequence ATGTTTTACGGCGATACAGTACAAGAAACTCGACAGCTATTTTTTATCAGTTGGAATAAGTACCAGAATAAAAAAGAGCTTTCTCCATTGGAAAAAGAAATTGCCCAAGTAATTCTTGATCATCCGGAATACCATAAAGTCATTGAACAAAGTCAGTCTTTTCCTGAACATACTTATTATCCTGAATTAGGTGAAACCAATCCCTTTCTTCATATGGGACTTCACCTTGCCGTTCGCGAACAAATTGCTACCGATAGACCACAAGGTATAAGTACTATTTACACCAAGTTAATAGAAAAACATCAGGATCCCTTGATGGTTGAGCATTTAATCATGGATCAATTGGCAGAATGTTTATGGCTTTCCCAAAAAAACAATAGGCCGCCAGACGAAAATACTTATTTAATTACCTTGCAAAATTTGTAG
- the ubiE gene encoding bifunctional demethylmenaquinone methyltransferase/2-methoxy-6-polyprenyl-1,4-benzoquinol methylase UbiE, with product MTNQKQTTHFGFKSVDWNEKEKKVAEVFHSVAKNYDRMNDLMSLGIHHLWKRYTIELSHVRPGQAVLDLAGGSGDLTRLLSQKVGDSGQVILTDINAAMLHVGRDRLLDEGLFKNIHYVQGNAQCLPFANNSFHCITMGFGLRNVTDKDEALHSMYRVCKPGGKLMVLEFSTPVFPGLKPVYDWYSFNILPKIGKFVANDEASYQYLAESIRMHPDQETLKAMIERVGFEDCHYHNLSGGIVALHIAYKY from the coding sequence ATGACAAATCAAAAACAAACCACCCATTTTGGTTTTAAATCAGTAGACTGGAATGAGAAAGAAAAGAAAGTAGCAGAAGTATTTCATTCTGTTGCTAAAAATTATGATCGTATGAATGATCTGATGTCCTTGGGAATTCATCACCTCTGGAAACGCTATACCATTGAATTAAGCCACGTTCGACCTGGACAGGCCGTATTGGACTTGGCGGGGGGCAGCGGCGATTTAACCCGATTATTATCGCAAAAAGTGGGTGACTCCGGACAGGTTATTCTTACCGACATCAACGCAGCCATGCTTCATGTTGGCCGCGATCGCCTGCTTGATGAGGGATTATTTAAAAACATTCATTATGTTCAGGGTAATGCACAATGCCTCCCTTTTGCGAATAACAGTTTTCATTGTATCACTATGGGATTTGGGCTTAGAAATGTTACTGATAAAGACGAAGCGCTGCACTCCATGTATAGAGTATGCAAACCGGGAGGGAAATTAATGGTGCTTGAATTTTCAACACCTGTTTTTCCTGGATTGAAGCCGGTTTATGATTGGTATTCATTTAATATTTTGCCAAAAATCGGAAAATTTGTTGCTAACGATGAAGCCAGCTATCAATACCTTGCAGAATCAATCAGAATGCATCCTGATCAGGAAACATTAAAAGCCATGATTGAACGGGTTGGATTTGAAGATTGTCATTATCACAATTTAAGTGGCGGTATAGTCGCTCTGCATATTGCCTACAAATATTGA
- a CDS encoding ubiquinone biosynthesis accessory factor UbiJ: MLKEYSLKALQTAINQAMKLDEQMPQKLQKLDGKTLEMVITPLNVNFYIRFKGCEMQLLHRIDGRPDTIIHSNPIGLIRLSLLPTSKARSLFNDKIRISGDIELGQHVKKLFDEIDIDWEGHLAHFTGDVVAHQIGSFVRKGLQFKNQFSTSMQQNITEFLQEELRIFPSRNELEDFFAEVDELVLSVDRLQAHINHLMSHDEGN, translated from the coding sequence ATGTTAAAAGAATACTCGCTGAAAGCATTACAAACAGCCATTAATCAGGCAATGAAGCTCGATGAGCAGATGCCGCAAAAACTTCAAAAACTTGATGGCAAAACGCTTGAAATGGTCATTACCCCTTTAAATGTTAATTTTTACATTCGGTTTAAAGGGTGTGAAATGCAATTACTCCATCGCATTGATGGGCGTCCTGATACGATAATTCACAGCAATCCGATAGGATTGATTCGCTTGAGCTTATTACCCACATCCAAAGCCCGCTCTTTATTTAATGACAAGATACGCATCTCAGGTGACATTGAATTGGGGCAACATGTAAAGAAACTGTTTGACGAAATAGATATTGATTGGGAAGGGCACCTGGCTCACTTCACAGGTGATGTGGTGGCTCATCAAATTGGCTCCTTTGTACGTAAAGGACTGCAATTTAAAAATCAATTCAGCACCTCCATGCAGCAAAATATCACTGAATTTCTTCAGGAAGAATTACGCATTTTCCCATCAAGAAATGAATTGGAAGATTTTTTTGCCGAGGTAGATGAATTAGTGTTAAGTGTTGACCGTCTTCAAGCCCATATCAATCATTTAATGAGCCATGATGAAGGTAATTAA
- the ubiB gene encoding ubiquinone biosynthesis regulatory protein kinase UbiB, whose translation MKSIKQLIRLIHINYILAKNGLDNVVVSIKLFAPLRFIVYLNPWNWLRKEKLTRGEALRKSLEELGPIFIKFGQALSTRPDILPEDIAKELSKLQDKVPPFPSHVAMNIIEQAYKKSAYDVFAQFDPVALASASMAQVHAATLKTGENVVIKILRPNMRRIIEQDLSIMYTIATLADRYWPEGKRFKPKEIVKEFEHTLLDELDLMREAANAAQLRRNFNQSPMLYIPEIYWDYCHNNILVIERIHGIPVTDITSLRDHGIDIKKLAERGVEIFFTQVFRDCFFHADMHPGNIFVSYQNPKDPQYICVDFGIIGTLTDNDKRYLAENLVAFFNRDYKRVAELHVESGWVARDTPVAEFESSIRTVCEPIFEKPLKDISFGQVVFRLFQVARRFHMEVQPQLILLQKTLLAIEGLGRQLYPELDLWATAKPFLEKWVREQMGPKAFIKRLKQNLPFFTEQLPHMPKLIFDILEMKKDQLLTVNELSRLQSENKNQTIQWKSLGMGVFFSFLSIGVISYFDLLDYNHLTTITIAGSVLAGIFVLINRKIRN comes from the coding sequence ATGAAATCAATTAAACAACTTATTCGTCTTATACATATCAATTATATTTTAGCCAAAAATGGTCTCGATAATGTTGTTGTGTCTATAAAATTGTTTGCTCCTTTACGTTTTATAGTTTATTTAAACCCGTGGAACTGGCTTCGTAAAGAGAAATTAACGCGTGGGGAAGCACTGCGCAAATCACTGGAGGAACTTGGCCCTATCTTCATTAAATTTGGACAAGCCCTTTCCACACGCCCAGATATCCTTCCAGAAGACATTGCAAAAGAATTAAGTAAACTGCAAGACAAAGTTCCTCCTTTCCCCAGCCATGTCGCCATGAATATCATTGAACAGGCATATAAAAAATCGGCCTATGATGTTTTTGCCCAATTTGATCCGGTCGCCCTTGCCTCCGCGTCCATGGCACAAGTGCATGCAGCGACTCTGAAGACAGGGGAAAATGTCGTTATAAAAATACTCAGGCCCAATATGCGCCGGATTATAGAGCAAGATTTAAGTATCATGTACACCATCGCCACATTAGCGGACCGCTATTGGCCAGAGGGAAAGCGCTTCAAACCCAAAGAGATAGTCAAGGAATTTGAACATACCTTACTGGACGAACTGGATTTAATGAGAGAAGCGGCAAATGCCGCTCAATTAAGAAGAAATTTCAATCAATCTCCAATGTTATATATACCTGAAATCTATTGGGACTATTGCCATAACAATATCCTGGTGATTGAACGCATTCATGGCATACCCGTGACCGATATAACCAGCCTCAGGGATCACGGCATCGATATTAAAAAACTGGCCGAGCGCGGTGTAGAAATTTTCTTTACTCAAGTCTTCCGTGATTGCTTTTTTCATGCAGACATGCACCCGGGAAATATCTTTGTCTCCTATCAAAACCCCAAAGACCCTCAGTACATTTGTGTTGATTTTGGTATCATTGGGACTCTAACAGATAATGACAAGCGTTATCTGGCTGAAAACCTGGTTGCTTTTTTTAACCGTGACTACAAGCGCGTAGCCGAATTACATGTGGAATCTGGATGGGTAGCGCGTGATACCCCAGTTGCAGAGTTTGAAAGCAGCATAAGAACCGTTTGTGAGCCTATTTTTGAAAAGCCATTAAAAGACATTTCTTTTGGGCAAGTAGTTTTCCGTTTATTCCAGGTCGCCAGAAGATTTCATATGGAAGTGCAACCCCAACTGATTTTGCTGCAAAAAACCCTGTTGGCGATAGAGGGTTTGGGCAGACAACTCTACCCCGAACTGGATTTATGGGCTACAGCAAAACCATTCCTTGAAAAATGGGTGCGCGAACAGATGGGGCCAAAAGCATTCATTAAACGTTTAAAGCAAAATCTGCCATTTTTTACGGAGCAACTCCCCCATATGCCTAAACTGATTTTTGATATACTGGAGATGAAAAAGGATCAGTTATTAACAGTCAATGAACTCTCACGCTTGCAATCTGAAAATAAAAATCAGACTATCCAATGGAAGAGTTTGGGCATGGGTGTCTTTTTCTCATTTTTATCAATAGGTGTCATTAGCTATTTTGATTTGCTGGATTATAATCATCTGACAACCATAACGATAGCTGGTTCTGTTTTAGCTGGAATTTTTGTACTCATCAACCGCAAGATAAGGAACTAA
- the tatA gene encoding twin-arginine translocase TatA/TatE family subunit codes for MGLSGISPLSLLLILAIIVALFGTSKLKTIGSDLGEAIKNFRKAMNSEETNDTQKDDHKPS; via the coding sequence ATGGGATTAAGTGGAATAAGTCCGTTATCACTCTTATTAATTCTGGCCATTATTGTAGCCTTGTTTGGCACTTCCAAATTAAAAACAATAGGCTCTGACCTTGGAGAAGCGATTAAGAATTTCCGCAAAGCCATGAATAGTGAGGAAACGAATGACACTCAAAAAGACGATCATAAACCATCATGA
- a CDS encoding Sec-independent protein translocase subunit TatA/TatB, translated as MSLGELLLIFIVAIIVFGPSKLPMLATHLGLFVRKVNQLKEHASSFWQQQLNEIQLHENQRKAEKADQHYQLTDSENKNSDNMENRRPS; from the coding sequence ATGAGTCTTGGTGAATTATTACTTATTTTCATTGTTGCTATCATTGTGTTTGGGCCATCAAAACTCCCCATGCTGGCAACCCACCTTGGCCTGTTCGTACGAAAAGTCAATCAATTAAAAGAACATGCTTCCTCCTTTTGGCAGCAACAACTCAATGAAATTCAGCTGCATGAAAACCAACGCAAGGCAGAAAAGGCTGATCAGCACTATCAACTGACAGACTCTGAAAATAAAAATTCTGATAACATGGAAAATAGACGCCCGAGCTAA